In Carya illinoinensis cultivar Pawnee chromosome 6, C.illinoinensisPawnee_v1, whole genome shotgun sequence, a single genomic region encodes these proteins:
- the LOC122312594 gene encoding uncharacterized protein LOC122312594 has protein sequence MFIWKACQDALPTLANLYKRKIVERMECPICKLTPETGIHVLWNCKAAKDVWGQGCIKVKKMAGNKTSFNEIWRQMIKYLKEEELAEALITARLIRFRRNNLIHKKSYTPPGSIIQAAKMEMKNFKEAMDKPQTNQIYIASQTISSWKKPPNDSYKLNWDAAIDKATAKVGIGAIIRDSHGQVIGTLQATRPLKIDLFIAESYALLIASTFCKENGISAVIMEGETQKVINILRNEVTDWSQGRLLIEEAKSILNSCPTWSANHVKKEANKAACTLARNALLLYEDLYELEEIPSCILSTVHSEIM, from the coding sequence ATGTTCATCTGGAAAGCATGTCAAGATGCCCTTCCCACTCTTGCAAACCTGTATAAGAGGAAAATAGTCGAGAGAATGGAATGTCCAATATGTAAGTTGACACCAGAAACTGGGATTCACGTGCTATGGAACTGTAAAGCAGCCAAGGATGTATGGGGGCAGGGATGcatcaaagttaaaaaaatggcaGGAAACAAAACCTCTTTCAATGAGATTTGGAGACAGATGATAAAGTacttaaaagaagaagaactagCAGAAGCACTGATCACAGCCAGATTGATTCGGTTCAGAAGAAACAACTTGATTCACAAAAAATCCTACACTCCTCCAGGATCAATTATTCAAGCAGctaaaatggaaatgaaaaactTCAAAGAAGCCATGGATAAGCCACAGACCAATCAAATCTACATAGCAAGTCAAACAATCAGTTCATGGAAAAAGCCACCAAATGATTCCTACAAACTTAACTGGGACGCAGCCATTGACAAAGCAACAGCAAAAGTGGGAATTGGAGCAATTATAAGAGATTCACATGGTCAGGTGATTGGAACACTTCAAGCTACAAGACCTTTAAAAATTGACCTGTTCATAGCTGAATCATATGCCTTACTGATAGCCTCTACTTTCTGTAAAGAAAATGGAATCTCAGCAGTGATAATGGAGGGAGAAACTCAAAAAGTGATAAACATCTTAAGGAATGAAGTCACTGACTGGAGTCAAGGGCGACTGCTAATTGAAGAAGCAAAAAGCATCCTCAACTCATGTCCAACATGGTCTGCTAATCATGTTAAGAAGGAGGCCAATAAAGCAGCTTGTACTTTAGCTAGAAATGCTCTCTTGTTGTATGAAGACTTATATGAGTTGGAAGAAATTCCTAGCTGTATCTTATCCACTGTTCACAGTGAGATTATGTAA